CGATGCCGCGCCTGAACGCCAGCACGCACGCAATGAAGATGATGCCCGTCACGATGGTCACCGACTCGCCGAGCGAGTTGAACCACGCGACACCCGTCACCTTCGCGATGCCCGCGCCGATATCACCGAGCCGGTCTTCCAGCGCCACGATGATCGCTGCGCCGAGCAGCGGTCCGAACATCGTGCTCATGCCGCCGACGAGCGTCATCAGCACGACGAGGCCGGACATCGTCCAGTACGCATCGCCGAGCGTTTCGAAGCCGAGCACCAGCGTCTTCGTCGCGCCCGCAAGACCGGCGAGCCCCGCCGACAACACGAACGCGAGCAGCTTGTAACGCGCGGTGTCGTAACCGAGCGAGACCGCGCGCGGCTCGTTCTCCTTGATCGCGATCAGCACCTGCCCAAAAGGCGAATGCACGATGCGCACGATCAGCGCGAATGCGAGCAGCATCAACACGAGCACGACGTAATAGAGCGTGACGTCGCTGCTCAAATCGAGGACGCCGAACAGTTTGCCGCGCGGCACGCCTTGCAAGCCGTCCTCGCCGTGCGTGAAGGGCGCTTGCAGGAACACGAAGTAAACCATCTGCGCGAGCGCGAGCGTGACCATCGCGAAATAGATGCCTTGCCGCCGGATCGCGAGCAGTCCGACGATCACGCCGAGCAGCGTGGCGACCGCCGTGCCGAGCACGATGCCGAGCTCGGGCGTGAAGCCGAGCGTCTGGATCGCATAGCCCGCCGTGTAGCCCGCGCTCGACAGAAACATCGCGTGCCCGAACGACAGCAAGCCCGTATAGCCGATCAGCAAGTTGAACGCCGCCGCGAAGAGCGCGAAGCAGAGCACCTTCATCATGAAGACCGGATACACGCCCGCGAACGGCACCGCGATCAACGCGACCAGCAACAGCGCGTAGAGCACTTTTCTCTGCATCATTTTTCCTTGCCGAAGAGTCCCGCCGGGCGCACGAGCAGCACCAGCGCCATGATGACGAAGACGACCGTCGCGGACGCTTCCGGATAGAACACGCGCGTGAAGCCTTCGATCACGCCGAGCAGCAGGCCCGTGAGAATCGAGCCCATGATCGAGCCCATGCCGCCGATCACCACGACCGCGAACACGGTGATGATCATCGACTGGCCCATGAGCGGCGACACCTGAATGACCGGCGCGGCCAGCACGCCTGCGAACGCCGCGAGCGCGACGCCGAAGCCGTAGGTCAGCGTGATCATCAGCGGCACGTTGACGCCGAACGCCTCGACGAGCTTCGGGTTCTCCGTGCCCGCGCGCAGATACGCGCCGATGCGCGTCTTCTCGATGACGAACCACGTCGCGAAACACACGACAAGCGACGCCACCACGACCCACGCGCGATAGTTCGGCAGGAACATGAAGCCGAGATTCGTCGCGCCGGACAAGAGCGACGGCACGTCGTACGGCTGGCCCGACGAACCGTAGATGGAACGGAACACGCCTTCGATCACGAGCGTCAGGCCGAAAGTCAGCAGGAGCCCGTATAAATGGTCCAGCTTGTACAGCCAGCGCAGCATGGATCGCTCGATGACCACGCCCAGCAAGCCGACGATGATCGGCGCGAGCAGCAGCATCGCCCAATACGGGACGTTGAAGTACGAATAGCCCATCCACGCGAGCATGGCGCCCAGCATGAAGAGCGCGCCGTGCGCGAAGTTGATGACGTTGAGCAAGCCGAAGATCACCGCGAGCCCGAGACTCAGGATCGCGTAGAACGAACCGTTCACCAGTCCGAGCAGCAACTGGCTCATCATCGCGGCGAGCGGGATGCCGAATATTTCCATTGAACCTGCCGAGGGTTGGATCGAAGCATGGCCGCAAGCAGTCGCGCGGGACCGCTTGCGGCATCAGTCGCCGAGAAACTTACTTCCAGGCCGCGCAGCGCGACTCGGCCTTCGTGCCGAACGCCTGATCGCCCGGAATGGTGGCCGTGATCTTGTAGTAGTCCCACGGTTCCTTCGATTCCGACGGCTTCTTCACTTCCATCAAGTACATGTCGTGAATCATCGCGCCGTCCTCGCGAACGTAGCCCTTCGCGTAGAAGTCGTCGATCTTCGCCTTCTTCATCTGCGCCATGACCTTGTCGCTGTCCGTCGTGCCGGCGGCCTGCACGGCCTTCAGATACGTCGTGACGGCGGAATAGTCGGCGGCTTGCAGGCTCGTCGGCATCTTCTTCATCTTCGCGAAGTAGCGCTTCGCCCACTCGCGCGTCTTGTCGTCTTTGTTCCAGTACCAGCTATCCGTCGCGACGAGACCTTGCGTCGTCTCAAGTCCCAGGCTGTGAATATCCGAGAGGAAGATCAGCAGCGCGGCGATTTTCATCGACTTGGTGATACCGAATTCCTTCGCGGCCTTGATCGAATTGATCGTGTCGCCACCGGCGTTCGCCAGGCCCAGGACCTGCGCCTTCGATCCTTGCGCCTGCAACAGGAACGACGAGAAGTCCGACGCCGACAGCGGATGACGCACCGCGCCGAGAACCTGTCCGCCGTTCGCCTTGACGACATCCGACGTGTTCTTCTCCAGCGCCTTGCCGAACGCGTAGTCGGCGGTCAGGAAGTACCACGTCTTGCCGCCCTGCTTCGTCACCGCGGAACCGGTGCCTTTGGCGAGCGCCATGGTGTCGTATGCGTAGTGGACCGTGTACGGCGAGCACTGTTCGTTCGTGAG
The Caballeronia sp. M1242 DNA segment above includes these coding regions:
- a CDS encoding branched-chain amino acid ABC transporter permease, encoding MEIFGIPLAAMMSQLLLGLVNGSFYAILSLGLAVIFGLLNVINFAHGALFMLGAMLAWMGYSYFNVPYWAMLLLAPIIVGLLGVVIERSMLRWLYKLDHLYGLLLTFGLTLVIEGVFRSIYGSSGQPYDVPSLLSGATNLGFMFLPNYRAWVVVASLVVCFATWFVIEKTRIGAYLRAGTENPKLVEAFGVNVPLMITLTYGFGVALAAFAGVLAAPVIQVSPLMGQSMIITVFAVVVIGGMGSIMGSILTGLLLGVIEGFTRVFYPEASATVVFVIMALVLLVRPAGLFGKEK
- a CDS encoding ABC transporter substrate-binding protein; this encodes MKKKTLARLSTLCFAAAAASVTLMSSGAQAADGNSVKIGFVTDLSGLYADIDGQGGLEAIRMAIADFGGKVNGKPIELVYADHQNKADIAASRAREWIDRDGVNAIIGGTNSATALSTAQVAAEKKTPYINIGAGADNLTNEQCSPYTVHYAYDTMALAKGTGSAVTKQGGKTWYFLTADYAFGKALEKNTSDVVKANGGQVLGAVRHPLSASDFSSFLLQAQGSKAQVLGLANAGGDTINSIKAAKEFGITKSMKIAALLIFLSDIHSLGLETTQGLVATDSWYWNKDDKTREWAKRYFAKMKKMPTSLQAADYSAVTTYLKAVQAAGTTDSDKVMAQMKKAKIDDFYAKGYVREDGAMIHDMYLMEVKKPSESKEPWDYYKITATIPGDQAFGTKAESRCAAWK
- a CDS encoding branched-chain amino acid ABC transporter permease, with product MQRKVLYALLLVALIAVPFAGVYPVFMMKVLCFALFAAAFNLLIGYTGLLSFGHAMFLSSAGYTAGYAIQTLGFTPELGIVLGTAVATLLGVIVGLLAIRRQGIYFAMVTLALAQMVYFVFLQAPFTHGEDGLQGVPRGKLFGVLDLSSDVTLYYVVLVLMLLAFALIVRIVHSPFGQVLIAIKENEPRAVSLGYDTARYKLLAFVLSAGLAGLAGATKTLVLGFETLGDAYWTMSGLVVLMTLVGGMSTMFGPLLGAAIIVALEDRLGDIGAGIAKVTGVAWFNSLGESVTIVTGIIFIACVLAFRRGIVGEIVARVRPLQG